A window of the Janthinobacterium agaricidamnosum NBRC 102515 = DSM 9628 genome harbors these coding sequences:
- a CDS encoding ABC transporter ATP-binding protein, with protein MELHIRNLSKTYGNGVLALDNITLTIPNGMFGLLGPNGAGKSTLMRTLATLQECDSGSVFFGDLDVLDDKDEIRRQLGYLPQDFGLYPKVTAYELLDHFAVLKGLSQRGRRREVVDGLLQQTNLFDVRHQKLGGFSGGMRQRFGIAQALLGDPKLIIVDEPTAGLDPQERVRFHNLLSDIGEDKTVILSTHIVSDVADLCANMAIINKGHVLLCGKTQQLIDEASDKIWARFVDKKDLASFQQRHAVISTRLLSGRTLVHAYSETDPGDGFEEAIGDLEDLYFATIAGRHHRAPDCD; from the coding sequence ATGGAATTACACATCCGCAATCTGTCCAAGACGTATGGCAACGGTGTGCTTGCGCTGGACAATATTACGCTGACGATCCCGAACGGCATGTTCGGCTTGCTGGGTCCGAACGGCGCCGGCAAGTCGACGCTGATGCGTACCCTGGCCACGTTGCAGGAATGCGATTCCGGTTCGGTCTTCTTCGGTGACCTCGATGTGCTCGACGACAAGGATGAAATCCGCCGCCAGCTCGGTTACCTGCCGCAGGATTTCGGCCTGTATCCGAAAGTGACCGCTTACGAATTGCTCGACCATTTTGCCGTGCTGAAAGGCTTGTCGCAACGCGGCCGGCGCCGCGAAGTGGTCGACGGACTGTTGCAGCAAACCAATCTGTTCGATGTGCGCCACCAGAAACTGGGCGGCTTTTCCGGCGGCATGCGCCAGCGTTTCGGTATCGCCCAGGCATTGCTGGGCGACCCGAAACTGATTATCGTCGATGAACCGACCGCCGGCCTCGACCCGCAGGAACGGGTACGTTTCCACAACCTGCTGTCCGACATCGGCGAAGACAAGACCGTGATCCTGTCGACCCATATCGTCAGCGACGTGGCCGACCTGTGCGCCAACATGGCGATCATCAACAAGGGCCATGTGCTGCTGTGCGGCAAAACCCAACAATTGATCGACGAGGCCAGCGACAAGATCTGGGCCCGGTTTGTCGATAAAAAAGACCTGGCCAGCTTCCAGCAGCGCCACGCGGTGATTTCCACCCGCCTGCTGTCCGGCCGCACGCTGGTCCATGCGTATAGCGAAACCGATCCCGGCGATGGTTTTGAAGAGGCTATCGGCGACCTGGAAGACTTGTATTTCGCCACCATCGCCGGACGCCACCACCGCGCGCCCGATTGCGATTGA